Proteins found in one Lutimonas zeaxanthinifaciens genomic segment:
- a CDS encoding thioredoxin family protein: MKKIVFVIAVFVLSSSVQAQKAKINWMSLEEAVEAQAVNPKKIMMDVYTTWCGPCKMLDKNTFQNPDVVKYVNQNYYAVKFNAEGNKKINFQGYTFENPDFDPSRRGRNAQHQLAGALKITAYPTIVFFNEKGETLLPVPGYKTPGQLELYLKLFYNDDHETISTQEQWNQYQKDFVSQFKG, from the coding sequence ATGAAGAAGATAGTTTTTGTAATAGCTGTGTTTGTCTTGAGTAGTTCCGTACAGGCTCAAAAAGCGAAAATCAACTGGATGAGCCTTGAAGAGGCTGTCGAGGCACAGGCTGTGAATCCAAAAAAGATCATGATGGATGTGTATACAACCTGGTGCGGGCCTTGTAAAATGCTCGATAAAAATACCTTCCAGAACCCTGATGTTGTTAAGTATGTCAATCAAAATTATTATGCTGTAAAATTCAATGCAGAAGGAAATAAAAAGATCAATTTCCAGGGCTACACCTTTGAAAACCCGGACTTCGATCCTTCAAGAAGAGGCAGAAACGCACAACATCAATTGGCAGGAGCTTTGAAAATAACTGCATATCCCACAATCGTGTTTTTTAATGAAAAAGGTGAAACCCTTCTGCCAGTTCCCGGTTATAAAACCCCTGGTCAGCTGGAATTGTACCTTAAATTGTTTTACAATGACGATCATGAGACCATAAGCACTCAGGAACAATGGAATCAATATCAGAAAGATTTTGTTTCCCAGTTTAAAGGATAG
- a CDS encoding peptide MFS transporter: protein MNTDIEKLFKHTVLGHPAGLFILFFTEMWERFSFYGMRILLVLFLTAPLISDNPGWEWPRENALALIGTYASLLYLTPIVGGFIADKYTGYKWAVVIGCFIMTLGHACMAIETPWSLYLGLGLLVIGTGFFKPNITSIISSMYKGKESKKDGAYTIFYMGVNSGAFFGMMLCGYLAENFGWSWGFGLAGIFMFLGMLQFWLAKDLFGSIGESPSKVREIETKSSISAEEKDTEEKLNPFTKFDLVLILLSSVGGLLYLFNHPLELIEGINLLPFELGGLSGSNVVVLGALLLFLVLLVTRVSRYLPIVRDRIIAVAIFGLFTVFFFAAFEQSLGSMTLFARDYTNRDLIGTSAIIFKIVDGLLTTVPLIIITWVLFLLFKKTYIKIPFSNIILAIAFIGVWGLVIYRLTDKFSQEGNQIDASWFGILNSFFIISLAPLFSRWWESKYNPSAAVKYGLGLILLGLGFAILAFGTANIPQGAKTASVSMIFLVLAYLLHTMGELCLSPVGLSYLSKLVPPRMIGFMFGIWYLAIAIGQKAAGTMGGMIDKISEQYSLSTFFLIFTIVPIGVGFVSILLNPVLKKLMHGVK from the coding sequence ATGAATACCGATATAGAAAAACTTTTTAAGCATACGGTCTTAGGGCATCCTGCAGGACTATTTATTTTATTTTTTACTGAGATGTGGGAGCGTTTTTCCTTCTATGGAATGAGAATTCTTCTGGTTTTATTTTTGACCGCACCCCTGATCAGTGATAATCCGGGTTGGGAATGGCCCAGAGAAAATGCGCTCGCTCTTATTGGGACTTATGCTTCTTTGCTATATCTCACACCAATTGTTGGTGGGTTCATTGCCGATAAATACACAGGATATAAATGGGCCGTGGTCATCGGTTGTTTTATCATGACCCTGGGACATGCCTGTATGGCCATTGAAACACCATGGTCGCTCTATTTGGGCCTTGGGTTGTTAGTCATTGGTACAGGTTTTTTTAAGCCAAATATCACTTCTATAATTTCTTCAATGTACAAGGGGAAAGAATCAAAAAAAGACGGGGCTTATACCATTTTTTATATGGGAGTTAACTCAGGAGCATTTTTCGGCATGATGCTATGCGGTTATCTTGCAGAAAATTTTGGCTGGTCCTGGGGATTCGGTCTGGCAGGAATATTTATGTTTCTGGGGATGCTTCAGTTCTGGCTCGCAAAAGACTTGTTTGGGTCTATAGGTGAATCTCCAAGTAAAGTTAGGGAGATTGAAACTAAATCATCCATAAGCGCTGAGGAAAAAGATACTGAGGAAAAATTGAATCCTTTTACAAAATTTGATCTGGTTTTGATCTTATTATCATCCGTTGGAGGTCTTCTTTATTTATTTAATCATCCTCTTGAACTGATTGAAGGAATTAATTTACTCCCCTTCGAACTCGGAGGATTAAGTGGTTCCAATGTGGTTGTATTAGGAGCTCTGTTACTGTTCCTGGTGCTTTTGGTAACACGGGTTTCCAGATATTTACCCATTGTAAGAGACCGGATTATAGCGGTAGCAATTTTTGGCCTGTTCACCGTATTCTTTTTTGCCGCTTTTGAACAATCCCTGGGTTCCATGACCTTATTTGCAAGAGATTACACAAACAGAGATCTTATAGGAACTTCTGCCATCATATTCAAAATAGTTGATGGACTTCTAACCACTGTTCCGTTGATCATAATCACCTGGGTATTATTTCTGTTATTTAAAAAGACCTATATCAAAATCCCTTTTTCAAACATTATTTTAGCCATTGCTTTTATTGGTGTATGGGGACTTGTGATTTATCGATTAACCGATAAATTTTCTCAGGAGGGGAATCAGATCGATGCCAGTTGGTTCGGAATACTGAATTCGTTCTTTATCATCAGTCTTGCTCCCTTATTTTCAAGGTGGTGGGAAAGCAAATACAATCCAAGTGCAGCAGTTAAATACGGCCTGGGATTGATACTCCTTGGTTTAGGATTTGCAATACTGGCATTCGGTACGGCAAATATTCCTCAGGGAGCCAAAACTGCTTCCGTCAGTATGATCTTTTTGGTACTTGCCTATTTATTGCATACCATGGGAGAATTATGCCTATCACCTGTGGGGTTGTCCTACCTCAGCAAACTGGTCCCTCCAAGAATGATCGGTTTTATGTTTGGGATCTGGTATCTTGCCATAGCAATTGGTCAAAAGGCAGCAGGGACCATGGGTGGAATGATCGATAAAATTTCCGAGCAATATTCCTTAAGTACCTTCTTCCTGATCTTTACCATTGTACCCATTGGAGTTGGATTTGTTTCAATTTTATTGAATCCGGTACTCAAAAAATTAATGCATGGCGTAAAATAA